The stretch of DNA CGCAACTCGCTTGCCGACCCATACCTGACAGGAGTTTCAAGTGGTGCAGGACTGGCAGTAGCAGTGGCGATGATTTGCAACGTGAGCTTTTCCGCAATTCCCGCCGCCGCTTTTGCAGGCGGGCTAGTAGCAAGCCTCATAGTTGCTTCGATGGCTCGGGGTCCAGCCGGGCTCTCAGTCGGCAGACTACTGCTCTCGGGCGTGGGACTCTCTGCCGTGTGCAGCGCTTTCATCACGATGCTCCTGATTCACGCCTCTAGCGTCGCCCAGGGTCAGGGGCTCTTTTTCTGGCTTGCGGGTGGTATCGCGGGCAGAACCTGGTCTGAATTGATACCAGCTTTTGCGTACACGCTTGCAGGAGTCGTAATCGCACTGGCCATGAGCAAGCAAATCAGGCTGCTCTCACTCGGCACACAATCAGCTCAAGCCCTCGGTCTGGATGTTGGTCGCACTCAGTGGATTCTCCTTGCCGCTGCTGTTCTCATGTGCGGGGCAGCAGTATCAATCAGCGGACTGGTTGGATTTGTTGGATTGATCGCCCCACATTTAGCCCGTCGACTCTATGGACAGGACGAACGACTGCAAATCATTTGCTCGGCAATGCTGGGCATGACACTGGTCCTGGTGAGCGATTTAGCAGCGCGCACTCTCGGTCAGGGTCAGGAGTTACCGCTTGGCACACTGCTTTCACTAATAGGCGGTCCATTTTTTCTCTGGTTAATCGGCAGCAAACACGGCCGAGAGGTACTGCAAAACTAATGGCTGAACCGAAGACACAGATAGACGTACAAAATCTCAGCGTAGGTTTCGACAAGAAGCCGGTGCTCGAAAACGTCACAGTGCAGCTGATTCCCGGACAGGTGATTGCGATCGCGGGACCAAATGGCGCAGGCAAATCTACTCTACTGAAAACAATAGCGCGACAAATCAAACCAATTGCTGGAGCAGTGCACCTGAACGGTGCAGACATCTGGCAGATGCGCACCCCTGAGTTTGCGGGTAAAGTCGCATACGTGCCGCAGGATATCGAAATCTCGACACAGCTGACAGTCGAACAGATGGTCATGCTCGGTCGCAATCCACACCAGTCATGGTGGCAATGGTACGGCAGCGCCAATGACACAAACGCCGTCAACAAAGCTCTCGAAAACACAGAGATGCAGACACTGCGCGAGAAGCCCCTATGTCAGCTCTCCGGGGGCGAACGCCAACGCGCCGCTCTGGCCACCGCTATAGCGCAGGAGCCGCAATTTATGCTTCTAGACGAACCAACCTCACATCTCGATTTCAAACATCAAAATGAGTTACTGAAACTTCTAAAGGGTCTTCGCGCAGCGGGACTGGGCATCATGATCGTCCTTCACGACCTGAATGTAATTGCGAGAATTGCGGATCACGTCGTGCTGCTTGAGCATGCAAGTCAACGGTGCAGCCGAGTCGCCGCCACAGGCTCCGTGTTACAAGCACTGAGCGTTGAAAATCTGAAGCAAGTCTTTGACGTCGATGTAACGGTTTTCGATGACCCTAACACAGGCGAGACCGTCTACAACCCCTTTTCACTCAGAACAGTGCAGGGTTAAGGTGGCGGCGCAGCGTTAAGCAGCACCACACGGAAAGTACTTAATCGCAATAATCACAGACCAGATTAGTTGAACCGCAGCGAAGAGCCCTAGAAGCCTATGCGAAAACTGCCACTGGCATTATGACCGATCGGGATGCGAATGCTTATGCCCGAACGATTCCCGAAGCAAGGTCCACCGTATCCGCCGCCGTATCCATCGTTATAGACCGGATAGCTGCCGTTTCCGAAACATCCGCCGTTGTCGCCATAATAAGGGCGCGGGGGCTCGTGCCGACCGTTGTAGCGACGACAGTTCTCGTTATACATCTGAATTCTTACGGCTTCATCGCAATCACGCTGCATCTGATACTGACGCATCTGGTCAATGCGCTGCTGCTGCTCGAATTGCTGCCTGTATTGCTGCTCACGAGCCATCTCGATGCGCTGCTGCATTATCGCCTGCTGGTCATACTCACGCTGCCGAGCAGCGTCTATACGCGCTTGCATGTCGTCATAGCGTGGGGCCCGGTCAGGAATCCGGTAGCTTCCGTTATATTGAGACCTGTCATTATCATAGAACGAAGTGCCATTGTTCTCTCTTAAGCGGGAGAGATTTGGATCACAGTGGCGGAAGTCCATACGCGAGTCGCGGCGGTAATCAGCTCCGTCGATTGGCGTCTGATTGAAGTATGCATTCTTACAGTGAACATTGTTGATGATGACTGTTCCATCAGCAGTCACTTCACGGGTCGTAAAATTCTGTGGATAGTCACTTGGCCGCATTCTCCCCGGCATTCTATCGCCGTGGAAAGCATCATACTGGTCGTCACCGTTCTGACCGTTTTGCCGACCACTGCCATCGTATATGTAGCGATCGCCATTTTGATTGGACGGCAGCTGGCGCTGATCGCCGCTCCACCTGTACATGTCTTCATTCCCACCATTACCGGGATACGAGCTGGGACGATCGGACATAATGAACTCCTTAAATATGACGCGCGGGCTGAAGGGAACGCTTGCTTATATACATATTCCTGAATAATTGGACTGTCAATGGGAGAAGCCCCACCTTAAACCTTGTATCCCTGAACTGGTGGGACTCTCTTTTAGCGACGGCTGAGGTACACAATCCGTACGACTCATAAAATTATGCCCTCATCGGTCAGAGATGAACCCGAAATCAGCTTTCTATGGAGTAACTATACTGACGGCGTGTGAGCATCTAGTGACATTCCAGATTAAACCGTGCGTAAGGGCTGAGATTCGATAGACAGGTGTCGACCGCAATTGGGTTCACCGCAATTGGGTTGATCCCACTTTCTCGCTCGGAATCGGATCACCACGATTTCCTGATCGGAATCGGGTGTTGTTCGTGATTTCCAGATCGACATCGCGTCGACCGAAATTTTTCGATCGTAACGGGTTGACCGCAACAAGTTCACATCACAAATCAGAATTAGTCTTAGTGTTTGAATCGCAAGGAACGTTGAACACACAAGGAAACATCCTGATTTGCAACAGATCGGGAACACAAAACCAAAAACGAAAGTCAATAAAATCAATGCACCACTTTTTGATTCTTGTGCTATAGTCAAAGAACGTTTCGTCAGGGAAATAAGATCGTGAACCGCGTATTCCAGCATCAAAGCCAGAGTCTCAGCCAGTTTAGCTGGTTGCTCTTTGCGCTGTTGAATGTCACTGCTGGAAAAAATCAAAAGGTTTACGCTCATGATTCTCTATTACAACAACAAGATTTGCTTCTGCAATAACACTGATTGCCCATCGGGAATCAAGCGCAGACTGCGCCATTCCAGCGTCGCTCTGGCGCGGAGCATGCTTCCTCGCAGTAGCCATAGACTGCATTATAGTGCCGGTGGACTGGTTCACCAGCGAAGACGACTCGTCGTCTCGCAGCAAGAGATCCATCCGGCAGAGTCCTGGCAAAAGCTCTTCAGATGGCAGGTTCGGGGCGCCAGTGGTGAAACTCGTCCCAGAAGTTTATCGCTGACTTAAACTACGTTCAATCAAACAATATATGGCACTACATATAGTGCCTCAGATTAATTCGTTCAATTATTGGCCGTTCGTCTAATGGTAGGACCTCACCCTTTGAAGGTGAAGATCTTGGTTCGAATCCAAGGTGGCCAGAATCGTGCATGTCGTCCAGAGGCCTAGGATGCCTGGTTGTGATTCAGGCGACACGAGTTCGAATCTCGTCATGCACTCCAAGCCCGGTTAGGAGAATTGGCAAATCCGCCTGACTTAGAATCAGGACTTTCTCGGTTCGAGTCCGAGACTGGGCACCACGCGCAAGTCGGTTAACGGTAAACCAGCGAGCTCCAACCTCGCGACTCGTGGTTCAAATCCACGCTTGCGTGAATTACAAGCCACCTGCGCACCATAAACGGTGCGCAGCGACACCGCATGCGATCAGCCACGCATGTCGAAATTGTTCACGATGCATAACGCAGCCGTGTAACTCCGTAGAGATGAGGCGAATGGAAGCAAGCTCTTTGCTAAAGAGTCACCGTGAAAGCGGCAGCAGGTTCGAATCCTGTCATCTCTGATTAAACGCCAACATAGCAATGATGGTTCACGCACTCGCCTGAAGAGCGAGACATCTCAGTTCGATCCTGAGTGTTGGCAAAATATTATTCGTGCTTACGTTTGTCTGCGATTAGAACAAAGACAGTAGCAAGCAATGGCAGGCAGAAAAAGCCAACTGAAATTGCAATTTCATTGGTACCCACTATGGCGCCATGCTCCAGCAGCTCGCTCAGACGCATACCCGCCATCACCTCAAAAGCCAGGAAAACATAGCTCAATAAATTCGAACGGAAAACTCTCATTACAAAAAAGAGTCCAACAGCGAGGTATACCGTTGTGGCTATGAATGAGGCTGCGATGTCCTGCCAGAACCATTGCGAGGTGCTCATCAGAACTGCACAGAAAAGAACAAAGATCGTTGAGCGCATTTTCGTCGAAAGAAATTTCTTCCAGAGCGCGGCACCAATAGTAAAAAGAGTCAGGGACAACATAACACCGCTCAACACGGCGGTGACGATATCAGCAGACGGAAATAGCGATGAGAAAATCGCCGGCATAAACTTTGGAATATCCAGACGAACCTGGGGAGTCAACGGCGCCATTACTGAATTCTGCATGAATTTGACAAACGTCCATGTCAGACAAAGACTATAGGAGCCCAAAAGAGCATCCAACCATATGTTGCTTCGCATTTCACGTTCGTATTGATTGTGGGGTTTGAGCAAAAACCCGTGCCGCAGTTGATTGGCAATCGCAGGAAAACACAGACGGATAGTCGCAAACGCAGCAAGCGCAAGCAGCAGATAGCCGCAGGAGACAAGTAAAACCTTGAGAGATTCCTGGGCCAGAGATTGAGCCATAAACGAATTGAGATCTTCTGCAGTGTTGTAACTGTAGAACAACTTCGGCGCACTATTAATAGTAGAAAGAACTGTAACGAGGAGCGCCAATCCACCTACTATCAGGGGACCGGTCCATCTGATCGACGTGGCGCGCAGTACGTGAATAATCCAATACAAGGCGGAAACTAACAAAACAAAACCAAACACATAACGCATCACAGTGTTTAACTGCTGATACCACTTCTGCTTGATGCGAGGCCACGACCATGAGTCTGGCAGGTCGTAATCAATCCTCAACTCTGAAATCTGATCACCTTTGACACCAGCTTTGATTTTGGAAGCTGTAGCGCCGACATTGAATTTCGGCACATTCAACTCGAATTCATAGTCAACACGCTCGGGGCGAACAATCCGGTTTCCACCTAAAACTTTGTACGGGATAAACTCAGGCCGATTCTTCTTCAAATACGCGTCAACAATGGTTAGCGCCTCAGATTCCGACAACCTGGCGCCTTTGCCCTCATCAATATTTTCCAGAATAGTGGCACGCTTGCGTCCATCCGCATTCATGAAGACCCAATAGACCTTCGACTCCTGCGGTTTAAAGAATCGGACTCTCCATTCCAGACACGGCTCAGTCTGAGAATAGAGTTCGGAAGTTAGCGATTTGCCGAGTTGCTCAAAAATATATTGCCAGGTCATCGAATCAGACTGCTCAGGCTTTGCAATCAATTCGATCTCACTTTGATAGCCGCCATCGACAACCATATCTTCCTGTAAATATTTCTTGGCTAGAGTCAGAGCTTGCCCAGAGCCGATAGTCAACTTCTTGTCGGCTCCGATTGGTTCGGGCGTCGGCAGAAACGAAGCCCCCAGACAAAGCAGTGCCGTAACCGTCAGACCCAGGCGCCACCGTCTCGACAGAGGCACATATTTACTTTCAGAACGATCGATCTCAATTTCCACTTTCTCTTTTGGCGGCACTGGAACTTCAGATGCAGCGTTAGAAAGATCCGTAACAGCGATGCCCTTTTTCTTTGCCCATTGTCGACCGACGAATGCGGCAACAAGAAAGGGAATCAGACAAATTACGGCTGGACCAGTCAGCAAGAGCTGGTGGGTTGCAAACACCGGTTCAACGGTGAGAAATGCATCGTACAGATAGTGAGCCACGAAGCAGGGTAAGATGCCATACCTGTTGATAATCCAACCAAAAACCATTCCTACGACTGTCAACTCGACTCCGCGAGCATAGCTTGGTTGTTGCGGATACTGGCTGTGAGCGAAACCCCAGATCACAGCTTGTATAAAGTTGGCCAGCCAGAAATTTTTCAATAAGCGCTTGAGCAGACCTAACCCTACAACCCGACACGACAATTCTTCCAATCCAGCAGCGCTCACGCCAATCAAAGCGGCGCTGATAGCCGGACAAACCGTGCCGACTGTCTTGTAGTCATCGACCCCAAGCGGACAGAAAAAATTGAACTTCTGCCCGACCATGTAATACGAGATCACCCAGAGCATCATGCCACCAACAGCGAGATACCCATATATGGTCTTCTGGAAAAAGTCAGGCTGTGACATGCCTTTCAACGAAAGAAGGGAAGGCATTGCCATGTGCCGAGGCCAGGTCTTGCGATAGATAATTTCACCGCCACCAATCAAACTGAGGCTCAATAAAAATGCTGCAACGATTCCCAGAGCCAGAACCATCAGGTGATTGGTGACAAAATTGGCCATGGTCAATTTTGTTTCGTACTGCGTATCGACAGTGTTTGTCCAGTTGTTGCCTTGATCGAGCAGAAGTAACAGGACCACAATCAGACTGCCAACCAGCGCAAAACGCCAGCGAATGTTGTGAGTGTTCAACCCATAAATGAAGGCTCCGACTGTAGCAACAAGAAAAACAAAAATAAAGAAAGACGCTACTTTGCCGAGCAATTCATTGTTTTCGCGAATCTTTTTATACACTCGCGTCCAGGTGTCGGAAGGCGCAAGGTAATAGCGATAGGTTGAAACCTTATTGCCGGCGATTTCTACGCGAATACGAAGCGTCGACTCTGGAAAACCGGATTTTCGCCATTCAAAATGCTGGTCGACACGATTGGGCTTAACTTCCGTTCCATAATCGAAAAGCTCATACTTGCTCAGATCTTGCTTGCCGATCTTTGCGACAAAATCCTCAGCCAGCCGCTGCGCCTCCTCCTTGCTCAGAGACGGAAGTTTCAAATCATTCTCCAACTTATGGAAGACTGATTTCAGCTGACCGCTTGTGGTATACGCGATGTAGAGCTGCTCTTGATTGAGTTCTTTACAGAAGCGAGTGCGCCACAACCACACCGGAACATCATTTTTCATCAACTGATTAGCGGCCTTGATGCCCAAATTGAACTCCAGTACTGTTTTCGCCTCGTCGTCGTCGAGAAATACTGTCGTCTGAATAGTTCTGTTGAGGTCATAACCAAGCTGCGTCGCCAATTCCCGAGCTTGCATCGCCGCTTGTTTATTGGTCAGCGCGTAGTTTATTGAAGCAGCAGGAAAAACCTGTTTATTGAACAGCGCATAAAAGCAAAAACCGCTTACGGCTATGATTATCCAGAGTGGTCCAATCGAAATTTTGCTGTAGACAGCACCAGCAGCCGGGCTCTCTGATTTATCGGTGGGCTCAGAACTCAATTGGCACCGTATCTGGTATTCA from Candidatus Melainabacteria bacterium encodes:
- a CDS encoding ABC transporter ATP-binding protein — its product is MAEPKTQIDVQNLSVGFDKKPVLENVTVQLIPGQVIAIAGPNGAGKSTLLKTIARQIKPIAGAVHLNGADIWQMRTPEFAGKVAYVPQDIEISTQLTVEQMVMLGRNPHQSWWQWYGSANDTNAVNKALENTEMQTLREKPLCQLSGGERQRAALATAIAQEPQFMLLDEPTSHLDFKHQNELLKLLKGLRAAGLGIMIVLHDLNVIARIADHVVLLEHASQRCSRVAATGSVLQALSVENLKQVFDVDVTVFDDPNTGETVYNPFSLRTVQG
- a CDS encoding CPBP family intramembrane metalloprotease — its product is MSSEPTDKSESPAAGAVYSKISIGPLWIIIAVSGFCFYALFNKQVFPAASINYALTNKQAAMQARELATQLGYDLNRTIQTTVFLDDDEAKTVLEFNLGIKAANQLMKNDVPVWLWRTRFCKELNQEQLYIAYTTSGQLKSVFHKLENDLKLPSLSKEEAQRLAEDFVAKIGKQDLSKYELFDYGTEVKPNRVDQHFEWRKSGFPESTLRIRVEIAGNKVSTYRYYLAPSDTWTRVYKKIRENNELLGKVASFFIFVFLVATVGAFIYGLNTHNIRWRFALVGSLIVVLLLLLDQGNNWTNTVDTQYETKLTMANFVTNHLMVLALGIVAAFLLSLSLIGGGEIIYRKTWPRHMAMPSLLSLKGMSQPDFFQKTIYGYLAVGGMMLWVISYYMVGQKFNFFCPLGVDDYKTVGTVCPAISAALIGVSAAGLEELSCRVVGLGLLKRLLKNFWLANFIQAVIWGFAHSQYPQQPSYARGVELTVVGMVFGWIINRYGILPCFVAHYLYDAFLTVEPVFATHQLLLTGPAVICLIPFLVAAFVGRQWAKKKGIAVTDLSNAASEVPVPPKEKVEIEIDRSESKYVPLSRRWRLGLTVTALLCLGASFLPTPEPIGADKKLTIGSGQALTLAKKYLQEDMVVDGGYQSEIELIAKPEQSDSMTWQYIFEQLGKSLTSELYSQTEPCLEWRVRFFKPQESKVYWVFMNADGRKRATILENIDEGKGARLSESEALTIVDAYLKKNRPEFIPYKVLGGNRIVRPERVDYEFELNVPKFNVGATASKIKAGVKGDQISELRIDYDLPDSWSWPRIKQKWYQQLNTVMRYVFGFVLLVSALYWIIHVLRATSIRWTGPLIVGGLALLVTVLSTINSAPKLFYSYNTAEDLNSFMAQSLAQESLKVLLVSCGYLLLALAAFATIRLCFPAIANQLRHGFLLKPHNQYEREMRSNIWLDALLGSYSLCLTWTFVKFMQNSVMAPLTPQVRLDIPKFMPAIFSSLFPSADIVTAVLSGVMLSLTLFTIGAALWKKFLSTKMRSTIFVLFCAVLMSTSQWFWQDIAASFIATTVYLAVGLFFVMRVFRSNLLSYVFLAFEVMAGMRLSELLEHGAIVGTNEIAISVGFFCLPLLATVFVLIADKRKHE
- a CDS encoding iron ABC transporter permease, producing MRNVLEPHLSIILFRVSALIIALAIVTVINLCLGDVCITPEQALHAITDSKLNDPTLHEILWQIRMPRICVAMIVGAALAVSGYILQALSRNSLADPYLTGVSSGAGLAVAVAMICNVSFSAIPAAAFAGGLVASLIVASMARGPAGLSVGRLLLSGVGLSAVCSAFITMLLIHASSVAQGQGLFFWLAGGIAGRTWSELIPAFAYTLAGVVIALAMSKQIRLLSLGTQSAQALGLDVGRTQWILLAAAVLMCGAAVSISGLVGFVGLIAPHLARRLYGQDERLQIICSAMLGMTLVLVSDLAARTLGQGQELPLGTLLSLIGGPFFLWLIGSKHGREVLQN